One segment of Paenibacillus rhizovicinus DNA contains the following:
- a CDS encoding S41 family peptidase, producing MQFKGRTVAAFILLTMAASVLVTLTVADRFIAFGSEGTTTRAASSASSGQYGLNEKELRKLNTVLGLIETKYFRDVDRVKVLDGAVNGMMGALGDPYSVYMEKSVAKQFSETIEGSFTGIGAGVQIKDGKITVESAIKGSPAERAGVMPNDVLLSVNGEKLSGLSLNDAVAKIRGPKGSKVKLLIQRSGMNQPLQLTIVRDDIDYETVYAHLRDDGIGVIEIRQFSLNTGDRFAEELDKLEKQHMKALIIDVRGNPGGVLPVVVSVAQPFVPKGKTIVQVEDKNGHREKTASNGPGKQYPVAVLINKGSASASEVLAGALKEEANAVLVGETSFGKGTVQVSYDKQLADGSMIKMTIAKWLTPLGNWVHEKGLKPDVAVQPPDYYTAARMSKTTTLMPNTISEDTKSLQVMLTGLGYKIDRKDGYYSTATADSVRLFQQKAGLSMTGNADKATAEKVEEQLIAKIRDEKSDAQLQKAVSVLQAKLGNVK from the coding sequence GTGCAGTTTAAAGGACGAACAGTGGCGGCGTTTATTTTGCTTACGATGGCAGCCTCCGTACTGGTCACGCTGACGGTCGCGGATCGATTTATCGCCTTCGGAAGCGAAGGGACGACGACAAGAGCGGCGTCATCGGCATCGTCCGGACAATACGGGCTCAATGAGAAAGAGCTTCGCAAACTAAATACCGTGCTCGGATTAATCGAGACGAAATATTTCCGCGACGTGGACCGGGTGAAGGTACTGGACGGTGCGGTGAACGGCATGATGGGCGCGCTAGGCGACCCGTATTCGGTGTATATGGAGAAGAGCGTTGCCAAGCAGTTCTCCGAGACGATCGAAGGCTCGTTCACGGGCATCGGCGCGGGCGTGCAAATCAAGGATGGCAAAATCACCGTGGAATCGGCGATCAAAGGCTCTCCCGCGGAGCGCGCGGGCGTCATGCCGAACGATGTCCTCCTGTCGGTGAACGGCGAGAAGCTGTCCGGCTTGTCCTTGAACGACGCCGTGGCGAAGATTCGCGGGCCGAAAGGCTCGAAGGTCAAACTGCTCATTCAACGGTCCGGTATGAACCAGCCGCTGCAGTTGACCATCGTCCGCGACGATATCGATTACGAGACCGTCTATGCGCACTTGCGCGACGACGGCATCGGCGTGATAGAAATCCGTCAATTCTCGCTGAACACGGGAGACCGTTTCGCCGAAGAGTTGGACAAACTGGAAAAGCAGCATATGAAGGCGCTCATTATAGACGTGAGGGGCAATCCCGGCGGCGTGCTGCCCGTTGTTGTGTCCGTCGCTCAGCCGTTCGTGCCGAAGGGCAAGACGATCGTGCAAGTCGAAGATAAGAACGGCCACCGGGAGAAAACCGCTTCGAACGGACCGGGCAAGCAGTACCCCGTCGCGGTGTTGATCAACAAAGGCAGCGCAAGCGCCTCCGAGGTGCTGGCCGGTGCGCTCAAGGAAGAAGCCAATGCCGTGCTCGTCGGCGAAACGTCGTTCGGCAAAGGGACGGTGCAGGTCAGCTACGACAAGCAGCTGGCGGACGGCAGCATGATCAAGATGACGATCGCGAAATGGCTGACCCCGCTTGGCAACTGGGTGCACGAGAAGGGGCTGAAGCCGGACGTTGCGGTACAACCGCCGGATTATTACACGGCAGCGCGCATGTCCAAGACGACAACACTGATGCCGAACACGATCAGCGAGGATACGAAGAGCCTCCAGGTCATGCTGACGGGCTTGGGCTATAAGATCGACCGCAAGGACGGTTATTATAGCACGGCTACGGCGGACAGCGTGCGTTTGTTCCAGCAGAAGGCAGGCTTGTCCATGACCGGCAATGCGGACAAAGCGACGGCCGAGAAGGTCGAGGAGCAGCTGATCGCGAAGATTCGCGACGAGAAGAGCGATGCGCAGCTGCAGAAGGCCGTCAGCGTTTTGCAAGCCAAGCTGGGGAATGTAAAATAA